In Babylonia areolata isolate BAREFJ2019XMU chromosome 10, ASM4173473v1, whole genome shotgun sequence, the following proteins share a genomic window:
- the LOC143286378 gene encoding uncharacterized protein LOC143286378: MNSFEVHKCWPFDPVPDEEEMERERRDKYPFGNYDKIFIKVEGVKVDDIENWSRDPPPRHFSFLEEEEKRRQRERQRRMAGMPCASTEDLAGVRTDKGYLISLNDHLISLFRVEGKVYAVQDSCPHAGGPLSLGDIEDLPGGGLCVTCPWHKWKIQLKDGNVREPFGRGEKAVVYPVNITTQGDIYIGFDSLSDKFFNLDLHPSVDPCPKSPTPPSTPQQEDSKESDAATEPMFAYERARLVTMYQLLLSSLRGGGQGCAGCSLFESLERRE; the protein is encoded by the exons ATGAATTCCTTTGAAGTTCACAAATGCTGGCCGTTTGATCCCGTTCCGgatgaagaagaaatggaaagagaaaggCGTGACAAGTACCCGTTTGGCAATTATGACAAAATCTTCATCAAAGTGGAGGGAGTCAAGGTTGACG ACATAGAGAACTGGTCGCGAGATCCCCCCCCACGCCACTTCAGCttcctggaggaggaggagaagcgtcGCCAGAGGGAGCGACAGAGGAGGATGGCCGGCATGCCCTGTGCCTCCACAGAGGACCTGGCCGGGGTGAGGACCGACAAGGGCTACCTGATCAGCCTCAACGACCACCTCATCTCCCTCTTCAGGGTGGAGGGCAAGGTGTACGCTGTGCAGGACAGCTGTCCCCATGCAG GTGGCCCGTTGAGTCTGGGTGACATTGAGGACCTTCCTGGAGGGGGGCTGTGTGTGACATGTCCCTGGCACAAATGGAAGATCCAGCTGAAGGATGGCAACGTACGTGAACCGTTTGGCCGTGGAGAGAAGGCTGTCGTGTACCCTGTCAACATCACCACCCAGGGGGACATCTACATCGGATTTGACTCCTTGTCCGACAAGTTCTTCAATTTGGACCTGCACCCCAGCGTGGACCCCTGCCCCAAAAGCCCCACCCCGCCCAGCACGCCTCAACAGGAGGATTCCAAGGAGAGTGATGCTGCCACCGAACCCATGTTTGCCTACGAGAGGGCGCGG CTGGTCACCATGTATCAGCTGCTGCTGTCCAGtctgaggggtgggggacagggctGTGCTGGGTGCAGTCTGTTTGAGTCTCTTGAACGTAGAGAATAG
- the LOC143287036 gene encoding uncharacterized protein LOC143287036, with protein MAAACEGAGAEVSQELTQAVQRAQWEEVLTLVGRPDCDQQQRDWAVGQTVAQAPEWFVDDNIDAILSFGSDDGLRSVFLHLLNRCMWECVDHVLKCNISATQHTWAVEQASRHADDFEFIMFIIPHCHGEELEQVLTHLVSRGLWESVDKVLERGVSTAQHRWAVEQASRHADDVQFRKYILPHCHDEELEQVLTHLVSRGLWEPIDSAAHSDVSVKHHILSHLVSQGQLKAVGRFLQRDIGTEQHRWAVEQASRHADNDEFIRFILPHCRDEELEQVLTHLVSRGLWESVDKVLERGVSTAQHRWAVEQASRHGDDHNFVHHILPHYHDEELEQVLTHLVSQGLWEPIDSAAHSDVSVKHHILSHLVSQGEWEAVGRFLQRDIGTEQHRWAVEQASRHADDFEFIRFILPHCHDEELEQVLTHLVSRGLWESVDKVLERGVSTAQHRWAVEQASRHADDDCFVVYILPHYHDEELEQVLTHLVSRGLWELVDKVLEQGVSTEQHRWAVEQASRHADDDCFVVYILPHYHDEELEQVLTHLVSRGLWEPIDSAAHSDVSVKHHILSHLVSQGQWEAVGRFLQRDIGTAQHRWAVEQASRRDDDNCFVVYILPHCHDEELEQVLTHLVSRGLWRSVGKVLERGVSTAQHRWAVSEAAEQAEDIPFHHFILCHCSEDDTVTFLPSFVMNQKWKCIGHMLCDVARDTLSTWITSGHDSRVHDALFWRFLHHCHVDVSLALDLTTAVTGISYRYDMSGDCSIASSVLAWSVPWQTTLCESLMMSLLHTLCYVMCSDDKEYTHSTEHTKQCVSDIYSHIIACIKDNTDSLQHNTLTTIRNKQKWTSVFTEIADTHKTDPLFLLHFLQGLNLYHVSRRGKNDDAMFLVVLAVFPLFPQLQSVALKMMVHQKRWGVIMRACLSHVWEHDRRQLFKAAVEQRQWSVVRQWSDHTVHDDDRDWVMKEAFKEKEWEVFLLLADHGLTPPEQMQAHFKVAKHGDWDTVLDMVERGGDITEVSELLENWATGNLRRGPTGDDARRYIKRCEKLIRLRLRFAKNSALSPRKALARCKWGSVLFNILHQPTEDYFSQVLHRLIAEREWHILMHLVRLGMNRDERSWLFPDMVRQQQWGVCRKLLEHGVDDQLCLEALPELLERNQWILVARVMEYNVDDAVLRQVMQCAFQRREGALFRHCPTLMKDKACLSTETQDTLFHQAISRDIWQAVKPMMVRKDSPVIRHRDVAFLKAIDHHMWDVVDFCQLHKADINMKDENGETPLNREARKEEWRAVQEIVLRDGQPNLLDMFGVSVLNRLIDHKQWDIVKLVIKFGGNIHLAARYSQHDTETYTPLQALIDGRQMDIIQMTVLWCGDQKKGVNKAGETTLHAACDSDRWDVMEDLMVRRVDPLALNRRGQSPLVYAVLNRTCPERTVAECCKLGFSSHQPSVTGPQESVLKDITRTVFNWCLFPGDRWLRFEIRCGRITSPLVYAVLRDSPVLVRMLCESGACSSTELRTLCTQLPRLTDRNTEEGRVLYEEVRTWGSINRSVADNLLQGYNRLLSIIEKQSDADKLLQGYNRLPSIIEKQTALMREVVSTPRTLQSSCRLMISHRFHYSDKRRRPHLGLLPIPEPLKNYVEYSDLCDPDYGKDQMSESEALRLREITANIIAQRNIIAPVTPQ; from the coding sequence ATGGCAGCAGCGTGTGAAGGGGCAGGAGCTGAGGTCAGCCAGGAGTTGACACAGGCAGTGCAGCGTGCACAGTGGGAAGAAGTGCTCACACTGGTTGGCAGGCCTGACTGTGATCAGCAACAGCGGGACTGGGCTGTTGGGCAGACTGTGGCCCAGGCTCCTGAATGGTTCGTTGATGACAACATAGATGCCATTTTGTCGTTTGGTAGTGATGATGGCCTGCGCAGTGTGTTCTTGCATCTCCTCAATCGATGTATGTGGGAATGTGTGGATCATGTCTTAAAGTGTAACATCAGTGCTACACAACATACATGGGCTGTTGAACAGGCCAGCAGACATGCTGATGATTTTGAGTTTATCATGTTCATAATACCTCATTGTCATGGTGAGGAGCTGGAACAGGTGTTAACCCACCTGGTGTCACGGGGTCTGTGGGAGTCAGTGGACAAAGTGTTGGAGCGAGGTGTTagtactgcacagcacagatgggCTGTGGAACAGGCCAGCAGACATGCTGATGATGTTCAGTTTAGAAAGTACATATTACCTCATTGTCATGATGAGGAGCTGGAACAGGTGTTAACCCACCTGGTGTCTCGGGGTCTGTGGGAACCTATAGACAGTGCTGCACACAGTGACGTCAGTGTTAAACATCACATATTGTCACACTTAGTGTCTCAAGGTCAATTGAAAGCTGTAGGCAGATTTTTACAGAGAGATATCGGCACTGAACAGCACAGATGGGCTGTTGAACAGGCCAGCAGACATGCTGATAATGATGAGTTTATCAGGTTCATATTACCTCATTGTCGTGATGAGGAGCTGGAACAGGTGTTAACCCACCTGGTGTCACGGGGTCTGTGGGAGTCAGTGGACAAGGTGTTGGAGCGAGGtgtcagcactgcacagcacagatgggCTGTGGAACAGGCCAGCAGACATGGTGATGATCATAACTTTGTTCATCACATCTTACCTCATTATCATGATGAGGAGCTGGAACAGGTGTTAACCCACCTGGTGTCACAGGGTCTGTGGGAACCTATAGACAGTGCTGCACACAGTGACGTCAGTGTTAAACATCACATACTGTCACACTTAGTGTCACAAGGTGAGTGGGAAGCTGTAGGCAGATTTTTACAGAGAGATATCGGCACTGAACAGCACAGATGGGCTGTGGAACAGGCCAGCAGACATGCTGATGATTTTGAGTTTATCAGGTTCATATTACCTCATTGTCATGATGAGGAGCTGGAACAGGTGTTAACCCACCTGGTGTCACGGGGTCTGTGGGAGTCAGTGGACAAGGTGTTGGAGCGAGGtgtcagcactgcacagcacagatgggctgtggaacaggccagcagacatgctgatgatgattgCTTTGTTGTGTACATCTTACCTCATTATCATGATGAGGAGCTGGAACAGGTGTTAACCCACCTGGTGTCACGGGGTCTGTGGGAGTTAGTGGACAAGGTGTTGGAGCAAGGTGTTAGTACTGAACAGCACAGATGGGCTGTGGAACAGGCCAGCAgacatgctgatgatgattgCTTTGTTGTGTACATCTTACCTCATTATCATGATGAGGAGCTGGAACAGGTGTTAACCCACCTGGTGTCACGGGGTCTGTGGGAACCTATAGACAGTGCTGCACACAGTGACGTCAGTGTTAAACATCACATACTGTCACACTTAGTGTCACAAGGTCAGTGGGAAGCTGTAGGCAGATTTTTACAGAGAGATAtcggcactgcacagcacagatgggCTGTGGAACAGGCCAGCAgacgtgatgatgataattgcttTGTTGTGTACATCTTACCTCATTGTCATGATGAGGAGCTGGAACAGGTGTTAACCCACCTGGTGTCACGGGGTCTGTGGAGGTCAGTGGGCAAGGTGTTGGAGCGAGGtgtcagcactgcacaacacagatgGGCTGTTTCAGAGGCAGCTGAACAAGCTGAGGACATTCCTTTTCATCATTTTATTCTGTGTCACTGCAGTGAAGATGATACTGTTACTTTTTTGCCCTCATTTGTCATGAATCAAAAGTGGAAATGCATTGGAcacatgttgtgtgatgtggccCGTGACACACTGAGCACATGGATAACATCAGGACATGACAGTAGAGTGCATGATGCACTGTTCTGGAGATTCCTACACCACTGTCATGTAGATGTGTCACTGGCACTGGATCTGACCACAGCTGTGACAGGCATCAGTTACAGATATGACATGTCAGGAGACTGTTCCATTGCCAGTTCTGTTCTTGCTTGGAGTGTTCCTTGGCAGACTACACTGTGTGAGTCACTGATGATgtccctgttacacacactgtgcTATGTGATGTGTAGTGATgacaaagaatacacacacagtacagagcaCACCAAGCAGTGTGTGTCTGATATCTACTCTCACATCATAGCCTGTATAAAAGACAATACAGATTCTCTCCAACACAACACTCTGACCACCATCCGGAACAAACAGAAATGGACATCAGTGTTCACAGAAATTGCTGACACTCATAAAACTGACCCACtgttcctccttcacttcctgcAAGGTTTAAACCTGTATCACGTCAGCAGACGAGGGAAGAACGATGACGCCATGTTTCTGGTGGTGTTGGCTGTTTTCCCTCTGTTCCCTCAGCTACAGAGTGTGGCGCTCAAAATGATGGTTCATCAAAAGAGATGGGGCGTCATCATGAGGGCCTGTTTGTCTCATGTGTGGGAACATGATCGGCGTCAGCTGTTCAAGGCAGCTGTGGAGCAGAGACAGTGGAGTGTGGTCAGGCAGTGGTCAGACCACACCGTGCACGATGATGATCGTGACTGGGTGATGAAGGAGGCTTTCAAAGAGAAGGAGTGGGAGGTGTTCTTACTGCTGGCTGACCACGGGCTGACACCACCAGAGCAGATGCAGGCACACTTCAAGGTGGCCAAGCACGGTGACTGGGACACTGTGCTGGAtatggtggagaggggaggggacatcACTGAAGTCAGTGAGCTGTTGGAGAACTGGGCCACAGGAAATCTGAGGAGAGGACCTACAGGAGATGATGCCAGGCGCTACATAAAACGCTGTGAAAAGTTGATCAGACTGAGATTACGTTTTGCAAAGAACTCTGCCCTCAGTCCCAGGAAAGCTCTGGCTCGGTGTAAGTGGGGCAGTGTGCTGTTCAACATTCTGCACCAACCCACAGAAGACTACTTCTCTCAGGTGCTGCACAGACTGATAGCAGAACGAGAATGGCACATCTTGATGCACCTGGTGAGACTGGGAATGAACAGAGATGAACGAAGCTGGCTGTTCCCTGACATGGTCAGACAGCAGCAGTGGGGGGTGTGCAGAAAGTTGCTGGAGCACGGTGTTGATGACCAGTTGTGTCTGGAGGCTCTTCCAGAACTGCTGGAGAGGAACCAGTGGATACTGGTGGCCAGGGTGATGGAATACAATGTGGACGATGCGGTGCTACGTCAGGTGATGCAGTGTGCCTTCCAGAGGAGAGAAGGAGCGTTGTTCAGGCATTGCCCCACCCTCATGAAGGACAAGGCATGTCTGTCCACGGAGACACAGGACACCCTGTTCCATCAGGCAATCAGTCGGGACATCTGGCAGGCCGTCAAGCCCATGATGGTGAGAAAAGACAGCCCTGTGATCCGTCATCGTGACGTGGCTTTTCTGAAAGCCATTGATCATCACATGTGGGATGTGGTGGACTTCTGCCAGCTTCACAAAGCTGACATCAACATGAAGGACGAGAACGGGGAAACCCCTCTGAACAGGGAGGCCAGGAAGGAAGAGTGGAGGGCAGTGCAGGAGATAGTGTTACGTGATGGTCAGCCCAACCTGCTGGACATGTTTGGTGTCAGTGTTCTCAACAGGCTGATAGACCATAAACAATGGGACATTGTGAAGCTTGTGATAAAGTTTGGTGGTAACATCCACTTAGCTGCCAGATATAGTCAACATGACACTGAAACATACACCCCTCTACAGGCACTGATTGACGGACGTCAGATGGACATCATCCAGATGACAGTGCTGTGGTGCGGTGACCAGAAGAAGGGAGTGAATAAAGCAGGGGAGACAACACTCCATGCTGCCTGTGACTCGGACAGGTGGGACGTCATGGAGGACTTGATGGTCCGGAGAGTGGACCCTCTGGCCCTGAACCGTAGAGGACAGTCACCGTTGGTGTACGCCGTGCTGAACAGAACGTGTCCAGAGAGGACAGTGGCTGAGTGCTGCAAGCTGGGCTTCAGCTCACACCAGCCTTCAGTGACTGGTCCGCAGGAGTCCGTGCTGAAAGACATCACCCGTACTGTTTTTAACTGGTGTCTATTTCCTGGTGACAGGTGGCTCCGCTTTGAAATACGTTGCGGTCGGATCACATCCCCTCTTGTGTATGCAGTGCTGCGTGATTCACCTGTGTTGGTCCGCATGTTGTGTGAGTCAGGAGCCTGTTCCTCCACGGAGTTGAGGACACTGTGCACACAGCTGCCCAGGctcacagacaggaacacagaggagGGCAGGGTGCTGTATGAAGAGGTCAGAACTTGGGGGAGCATAAACAGATCAGTTGCAGACAACCTCCTGCAGGGCTATAACAGACTGCTTTCCATCATAGAGAAGCAATCAGATGCAGACAAACTCCTGCAGGGCTATAACAGACTGCCTTCCATCATAGAGAAGCAGACAGCGTTGATGAGGGAGGTGGTCAGCACTCCCCGCACTCTGCAGTCCTCTTGTCGCCTGATGATCTCACACCGCTTCCACTACAGCGACAAGAGACGTCGTCCACACCTGGGTCTGCTCCCTATACCAGAGCCCTTGAAGAACTACGTGGAGTACTCCGACCTCTGTGACCCTGACTATGGCAAGGATCAGATGTCCGAGTCTGAAGCGCTCAGACTTCGTGAAATTACAGCAAACATCATAGCACAGCGAAACATCATAGCACCAGTCACACCTCAGTGA